The genome window CTGGAGAAGCATCAGGGCCATCTGGTTCGCGCCGCCGTGGAACTGGCCAAGGACTGGCGTACCGACCGTTCGCTGAGCCGCCTGGAAGCCATGCTGGCAGTGGCCAACAAGGATGCCTCGCTGATCATTACCGGCAACGGCGATGTGGTCGAGCCCGAGCAGGGCCTGATCGCCATGGGCTCCGGTGGCGGTTTTGCCCAGGCAGCCGCCATGGCGCTGCTGCAGAAGACCGAGCTGTCAGCCCGTGAAATCACCGAGACGGCCCTGAATATCGCCGGTTCCATCTGCGTATTCACCAACCAGAATCTGACCATTGAGGAGCAGGACTGCGCCGAATAAGGCGCAACCTGTTCCGGAGCAAATCGTATGTCCATGACGCCCCGCGAGATCGTTCACGAACTCAACCGCCATATCATCGGTCAGGACGACGCCAAGCGTGCCGTGGCCATCGCCCTGCGCAACCGCTGGCGGCGCATGCAATTGCCGGCGGAGTTGCGCCAGGAGGTCACCCCGAAGAACATCCTGATGATCGGCCCGACCGGGGTTGGCAAGACGGAAATAGCCCGCCGTCTGGCACGTCTGGCCAACGCCCCGTTCATCAAGGTCGAGGCGACCAAATTTACCGAAGTCGGCTATGTGGGACGGGACGTCGAATCGATCATTCGCGACCTCGCCGACGCCGCCATCAAGATGCTCCGTGAAGATGAGATGCAGAAGGTACGCTTCCGCGCCGAAGACGCTGCCGAAGAGCGCATTCTCGATGCCCTGCTGCCGCCGGCACGTAGTGGCTTCAACGAAGACCCGGCGCCCAGCCATGACTCCAATACCCGTCAGCTGTTCCGCAAGCGACTGCGCGAAGGCCAGCTGAACGACAAAGAGATTGATATCGAAGTCGTCGACAGCCCGGTCGGCGTGGAAATCATGACGCCACCGGGCATGGAAGAAATGACCAACCAGCTGCAGAACCTGTTCTCCAGCATGGGTCAGGGCAAGAAGAAATCGCGCAAGCTCAAGGTGCAGGACGCCCTCAAACTGGTGCGTGACGAGGAAGCCGCACGTCTGGTCAATGAAGAAGAGCTCAAGGCACGGGCGCTGGAAGCCGTGGAGCAGAATGGCATCGTCTTTATCGACGAGATCGACAAGGTGGCCAAACGTGGCAATGTCGGCGGTGCCGATGTTTCCCGTGAAGGCGTACAGCGCGATCTGCTGCCGCTGATCGAGGGCTGCACGGTCAACACCAAGCTGGGCATGGTCAAGACCGACCACATCCTGTTCATTGCTTCCGGCGCTTTCCACCTGAGCAAGCCCAGCGATCTGGTTCCCGAACTGCAGGGCCGCCTGCCGATCCGGGTCGAACTCAAAGCCCTCACGCCGGATGACTTCAAGCGCATCCTCAGCGAACCGCACGCCTCGCTGACCGAGCAATACACCGCATTGCTGGCCACCGAAGGCCTGCAGATCGAGTTCCTCGAGTCCGGTATCCAGCGCGTTGCCGAGATCGCCTGGCAGGTCAATGAAAAGACCGAGAACATCGGCGCGCGGCGCTTGCACACATTGCTTGAGCGCCTGCTTGAGGAAGTGTCGTTCAGCGCCGGCGATCTTGCCGGGCAACAGGCTGGAGTTGCGTTGAAAATCGATGCCGATTACGTCAACGGCCATCTGGGCGAACTGGCACAGGATGAAGACCTGTCGCGTTATATTCTCTGAGCAGACCGCTACTGCGTCGGCGCTCGCAGAGGCCGACGCCACCAACTCGATCGACCAGACATCAATGAAAATCCCGACAGCCATCAAGCTACACAAGGCCTCCAGAACCCTGGAGCTGCAATATGGCGCGCAGGTCTACAGCCTGAGCGCTGAATTCCTGCGGGTGCACTCCCCGTCTGCAGAAGTTCAGGGACACGGCCAGCCGATACTGCAATACGGCAAGCAGGATGTGGCGCTGCTCGAACTGCAGCCGGCAGGCAACTATGCGCTGAAGCTGTGTTTCGACGATGGCCACGACAGCGGCCTGTTCACCTGGGATTATCTCTATCAGCTGGCGACCCGCCAGGAGCAGCTCTGGAACGATTATTTGCAGGCGCTGCATGACGCCGGTCGCACCCGCGATCCGCAGGCAAGTGTTGTCCGCCTGATGCAATAGTTCACGGCAACCCTGCGAAAGCACAAATGCGCACTGGCCGTGATCGGCAGCGCAGGCTATTGTCTGAGCGTATCTTTACCGGATCAGTGCAGGCCATGAAGACCCGCGACCGCATACTTTTTTGCGCGCTTGAGCTGTTCAACCAGCAAGGTGAGCCGAACGTAACAACCCTGGAAATTGCCAATGAGCTGGATATAAGTCCGGGCAATCTCTACTACCACTTCCATGGCAAAGAACCTTTGATCATGGAACTGCTGAAACGCTTTCAGAGCGAGATGGCACCACTGCTTGATCCACCGGAAGATATCCAGCTCGACGCCGAAGACTACTGGCTGTTCATTTCGCTGATCGTCGAACACCTGTCAAACTTCCGCTTTCTGTTTCAGGACCTCTCCAACCTCGCCGGACGCTTCCCCAAGCTCGGTCGCAGCATTCGTGACTGGCTGAATGAACTCAAGCAAACCGTGGCCTCCCTGCTGGCGCGCCTGAAAGCCGAGGGCTATCTGGAAAGCGATACCCCGGCGCTCGGCCAACTGGTCGAGCAAATCACCCTGACCCTGCTGTTTTCCCTGGACTATCAGCGCATTCTCGGCCGCCCGGGGGAAACCCGCCTAGTCGTGTTTCAGGTGATGATGCTGGCCATCCCGCACCTGAAACAAAGCTCCAGGGCACCGGCAGAACAACAGGCGCGCCGCTTCCTGGAGAGTTGAAATCCACACAGCAAAACGCCCGGCAAGCCGGGCGTTTTTCATTGCCTTGCAGAATCAGGCCGAAGTCGGGGGCGTAAGCGTCGGCGCTGCTGCCGGTTTGGCTGCTGCAGTATTTGCCGCCGGCTTTTTCGCAGCAGGCCGGACTTTCGCGGCAGGCTTGGCTGCTGCCCGCGCCGGTGCTTTGGCTGCTGGCTTGGCTGCTGTCTTGGCCGGCGCTCTAGCTGCAGACCGGGCTGGAGCTTTCGCTGGCTTGATGGCTACGCCGGTCAGCTTTTCGATTTGCTTGGCCAGCAGATCAACCTTTGCCTGCAGGGTCTTTACTTCGTTGCGGCTGGGTACGCCGAGACGGGAAATGGCACTGTTCAGGCGCTTGTCGAAAGCCTCTTCCAGCTCATTCCACTTGCCTACTGCCTTGTCCTTGACCTCTTCGACCTTGGACTTGGCACTATCAACGGAGGTTTTGACCGCTTCTACCTGCTTGTTGACATTGGTCTTGGCCAGCTTCTGGGCTTTCTCGCCATCCTTTACCAGTTCATCAAACAGGCTGTTACCGTCCTTGCTGACCTTGGAAAAAGCACCCAGACCGGCAAGCCAGATCTGCCGGGAGTATTTCTCGATCTCGCCGATCCAGGAGTTGAGTTCTTTCTCGACTTTCTTCTGCACAGGTTTCTTGGTAGCCATACAGCTCTCCTTACTTGGTACGCGCGACTTGCTCTAGCGCGGCGCTGAGCTGGTCGAGTTTATCAGACAGTGCCGCAATGTCCTGATGCGAAGGGATGCCCAGCCGATTCAAGGCATTGGCAACCCGGTTGTCGAAGCTCTGCTCGATCTTGTCCAGCTGCACTTCAACTTTTTCCTTCACACCGCTTACGCTGCTCTTCACGGAGTCGATCTGCGAGTTGGCCGCATCAACCTGTTCGTTGACCAGCTGCTTGCCTTTCTTCTCGATGCTTTCTCCGACCTTGACCAGATCCTTGAAAATCTCGGCGCTGTCATGACCGGCCTTGTTGTATGCGCCGAGGCCAGCCAGCCAGATTTTGCGGGCGTATGCCTTGACGTCGTTCAGAACCACGCCCTGGGCATCGGTTGGTTTCTTTACGGATGCTTTGGTCATGCTACACCTCGGGTCTCAAGTCAAAAAAGGGTGCCTCTTCAGGCTTGCCACCAAGGTATCGGACTAAATTAGAAAACGCATACCAGTCTGCGTCAACCGGATCAGGCGTTGAGCTTTTCATCGAGGGTGTTTTCTATTTCGTCCTGAATGGTTCTCTCGAAGGCCATCAGCAAAAACCCCAGATCCAGCTCCACACGCACACGCTGCTCATCGACGATGACACGACCGTGAGCGCCCACCCGTTTGAATACAATCACATCGTCATGCCAGCGATAACGAATGTCATATTGGCGGGATAACGACTCCGCCAGATCTTCTGCCAGTGAGCGGACAACATCACGCTCCAGGCTATGTTGACGCTCGACAACAATATGCGACATGCAGAACTCCAAACGACAACATTAAAAGTGCTGTGACTATAACAGTATGTTCAGGCTGCAGCTGACTGCAACTTGCAGACAGTTTCAAGCCCGCACAAAATCTCCGAATCCTCGCGCGCATAACCGCGCTAGAATGCGCAGTAAATCAGCCCGGCGAAATCAACATGAGCGATCCGCAAAAAGCTCCCGACCAGGAACCCGTCACGCACTTTGGCTACCAGAACGTGCCCGAGAGCAAGAAGGCCGCCAAGGTGGCCGAAGTCTTCCATTCGGTCGCAGCCAAGTACGACCTGATGAACGACCTGATGTCCGCAGGCGTGCACCGCCTGTGGAAGCGCTTCACTATCGAATTGTCGGGCGTGCGCCCGGGCAATCGGGTGCTGGACATTGCCGGCGGCACCGGCGATCTGACCAAGCAGTTTTCGCGCCTGGTGGGCAGCAACGGTGAAGTGGTACTGGCCGACATCAATGCCTCGATGCTCAAGGTCGGGCGTGATCGCCTGCTCGATCTGGGCGTGGCCGGCAACGTCAAGTTTGTCCAGGCCGATGCCGAGAAGCTGCCGTTCCCGGACAACCACTTCGACGTGGTCACCATCGCCTTCGGTCTGCGCAACGTCACCCACAAGGAAGATGCCCTGCGCTCGATGCTGCGCGTGCTCAAACCCGGTGGTCGCCTGCTGGTACTGGAGTTTTCCAAACCGAGCAACGGGCTGTTGTCCAAAGCCTACGACACCTACTCTTTCAGCTTGCTGCCCATGATGGGCAAGCTGATCACCAACGATGCCGAGAGTTATCGCTATCTGGCCGAGTCGATCCGCATGCACCCGGACCAGGAAACCCTCAAGGACATGATGGCCAGCGCCGGCTTCGAAAGAGTCAGCTACCACAACATGACCGGCGGCATCGTTGCGCTGCACCGCGGCATCAAGCCCTGAGGTAACTGCATGCTTATTCAGGCGTTGCTGGCGGCGGCAGAACAGGGCTTGCGACAGGTATTGAGCCTGGACAGCACGGCGCTGGCACGACTGGGCAAAATGCAGGGCAAGGTGATTGCCATCGAGTGTGCCAGCCCGCCATTGAACCTGTTCCTGCTGCCGGGCAACGACGGACTGCGTCTGGCGGCGCACTGGCAAGCCAGCGCAGATTGCACATTAAAGGCGCCAGCCTCACGCCTGCTGCAACTGGCCCTGGCGCAGGACAAGAGTGCCGTACTGCACGCCGACGACGTTGACCTGAGCGGTGACAGCGCTGTGATGCTGGAGCTGGCAGACCTACTGCAAACCCTCGAACTGGACTGGGAGTACCAGCTGTCACGCTGGCTGGGCCCGGTTGGCGGCCAGCTGCTCGGCAGCAATCTGCGCAGTACTGCACAATGGACCAGCAGCAGCCTTGGGCATCTGCGCGACAATCTCGCCGATTATCTCAGCGAAGAGTCGCGCACGCTGGTCGGTAAACGCGAGGCCGAAGCCCGCTTCAATGAGCTGGACCAGCTCAAAATCTCTCTGGACCGACTGGAAGCGCGCATACAACGGCTGGCCGGCAAGGTCGAGCAATCACCATGAAACTCCTGGCTGTTCGTCGCCTGCTACGCATCCTGCGTGTCAGCATTCATTACCAGCTGGATGACCTGCTGCTCGCCCTGCCCCTGCCCTGGTGGCTGCGCACATTCGGCCATTGTCTGCCGTGGCGCTGGCTGCCCCGTCCTGATCTCAAGTTGTCGCGCGGTGCCCGCCTGCGCCTGGCGCTGGAGGACCTGGGACCGATCTTCATCAAGTTCGGCCAGCTGCTGTCGACCCGCCGGGATCTGTTGCCACCGGACATTGCCGACGAAATGGCCCGCCTGCAGGATCAGGTACCGCCTTTCGACCCCAAACAGGCCGTTGCACTGATCGAGAAACAACTCGGTCTTTCGCTGGACAAGGTGTTTGCCCGCTTCGACCACGCACCTTTGGCCTCGGCCTCGATCGCCCAGGTGCATGCCGCCAAACTGCTAAGTGGCGAAGAAGTAGTGGTCAAGGTGATTCGCCCCGGGCTGCGACCGACCATCCGCCAGGACATTGCCTGGCTGTTCACGCTGGCGCGCCTGGCCGAGAAGACTTCCGCCGACGCGCGGCGTCTGCGCCCTGTAGAAGTGGTCGCCGACTATGAGCGCACCATCTACGACGAACTCGACCTGTTACGCGAGGCCGCCAACACCAGCCAGCTGCGGCGCAATTTCGATGGCTCGCCACTGCTCTACGTCCCGCAGGTCTACTGGGGCTGGTGCCGTCCGCAGGTACTGGTTCTCGAACGCATCTACGGCCTGGCCGTCACCGACATGGCCGGCCTGGCCAAACAGAACACCGACATGAAGCTGCTGGCCGAGCGCGGCGTGGAGATCTTCTTCACCCAGGTGTTCCGTGACAGCTTCTTTCATGCCGACATGCACCCCGGCAATATCTTCGTCAGCAGCAACAACCCGCGCAACCCGCAATACATTGCCATCGACTGCGGCATCATCGGCAGCCTGACGCCGGAAGATCAGGATTATCTGGCGCGCAACCTGATCGCGTTCTTCAAACGCGACTATCGCAAGGTCGCGCAACTGCATATCGACTCCGGCTGGGTACCGGCCAACACCCGGATCAATGATTTCGAGGCAGCCATCCGCACCGTGTGCGAGCCGATCTTCGAAAAACCGCTGAAAGACATCTCCTTTGGCCAGGTGCTTCTGCGCCTGTTCCAGACCGCCCGGCGCTTCAATATGGAAGTGCAGCCGCAACTGGTGTTGCTGCAGAAAACCCTGCTCAACATCGAAGGCCTCGGCCGCCAGCTCTACCCTGATCTGGATCTGTGGAACACCGCACAACCCTTTCTCGAAAAGTGGATGCGCGAACGTATCAACCCCCTGCAACTGCTGCGCAACCTGCAGTTGCAAGCCGAGCAGGTGCCGCACCTGTCGCAGATTGCCCGTGACACCCTGGAACGCCTGTCGCTACCTGTCGCAGCTGCGGGGAGCAAACCGGCAGCCACGCCGGCCAGCTGGCCCGAACGCCTGCTGGGTGTCGCCCTGATTGCCGGGGGCATCTTGCAACAACCGGTTTTGCTCCTGAGCAGCTGGCCCGCCGGACTGATGATTGCCGGCGGCCTGTATCTGGTTTTACGCCGGTAGCCACACCCGCAAGGGGCTGGCAGACTAGCGTCTTTTTTACGATGGCCTGAACCATCGACATGGAACAAGCGATGAGCAACTGGCTGGACGAGATCAAGTGGGACAGCGCCGGCCTGGTACCGGCAATTGCCCAGGACTATAAAAGTGGCCGCGTGCTGATGATGGCCTGGATGAATCGCGAAGCCCTGCAGCTCACCGCTCGCGAAGGCCGTGCGATCTACTGGTCACGCTCGCGCAACAAGCTGTGGCGCAAGGGCGAGGAATCCGGGCATGTGCAGAAACTGCACGAAATGCGTCTGGACTGCGATGCCGACGTGATCATTCTGCTGGTCGAACAACTGGGTGGCATCGCCTGCCATACCGGACGCGAGAGCTGCTTTTACCGGGTTTTTTCCGATAATGCCTGGCAGGCAGTCGACCCGGTACTGAAAGACCCGCAAGCCATCTACACTAGGGCAGACAAACATGACTGAGCAAAGCATGAACGACACCCTGAGCCGTCTGGCCGAAGTCCTCGAGTCACGCAAAGGCGCCGCAGCCGACAGCTCTTACGTGGCCAGTCTGTACCACAAGGGGCTGAACAAGATTCTGGAAAAGGTCGGTGAAGAATCGGTCGAGACCATTCTGGCGGCCAAGGATGCAGCCGTCAGCGGCAACTGTGACGAGCTGATTTATGAAACCGCTGACCTGTGGTTTCACTCGCTGGTCATGCTGGCTGCGCTAGGCCAGCACCCACAGTCAGTCATCAACGAACTTGAAAGGCGTTTCGGCCTTTCCGGGCATGCGGAAAAAGCTGCCCGCAATCAGTAAATCAGGAGAGCTCTTATGGGTTTCGGCGGAATCAGTATCTGGCAACTGCTGATCATTCTGGCCATTGTGGTCATGGTGTTCGGTACCAAGCGTCTGAAAAATCTCGGCGCGGATGTCGGCGAAGCCATCAAGGGCTTTCGCAAATCGATGAATGACGGCGAACAGGGGCAAAAACCCTCGGTCGATGACAAGGGTCAGACCATCAACGGCGAAGCCCGCAAGGTCGAAGACCCGCTGAAGAAAGATTGATCCATGTTTGATGTCGGTTTTTCCGAGCTGCTGCTGGTTGGCCTGGTGGCACTGCTGGTACTCGGCCCTGAGCGGCTGCCGGTAGCTGCGCGCATGGCCGGCCTGTGGATCGGTCGTCTCAAGCGCAGCTTCAATTCGCTCAAGAGTGAAGTCGAGCGCGAACTCGGCGCAGACGAAATCCGCCGCCAATTGCACAACGAAAACATTCTTGAGCTGGAGCGCGAAATGCACAAAAGCCTGCAGCCGCAAGCCCGTGCCGAAGCCCCGGCAAGTGCAACTGCAGCAGCCACGCCAGAACCGACC of Pseudomonas pohangensis contains these proteins:
- the tatA gene encoding twin-arginine translocase TatA/TatE family subunit, whose protein sequence is MGFGGISIWQLLIILAIVVMVFGTKRLKNLGADVGEAIKGFRKSMNDGEQGQKPSVDDKGQTINGEARKVEDPLKKD
- the hisI gene encoding phosphoribosyl-AMP cyclohydrolase, which codes for MSNWLDEIKWDSAGLVPAIAQDYKSGRVLMMAWMNREALQLTAREGRAIYWSRSRNKLWRKGEESGHVQKLHEMRLDCDADVIILLVEQLGGIACHTGRESCFYRVFSDNAWQAVDPVLKDPQAIYTRADKHD
- the ubiE gene encoding bifunctional demethylmenaquinone methyltransferase/2-methoxy-6-polyprenyl-1,4-benzoquinol methylase UbiE → MSDPQKAPDQEPVTHFGYQNVPESKKAAKVAEVFHSVAAKYDLMNDLMSAGVHRLWKRFTIELSGVRPGNRVLDIAGGTGDLTKQFSRLVGSNGEVVLADINASMLKVGRDRLLDLGVAGNVKFVQADAEKLPFPDNHFDVVTIAFGLRNVTHKEDALRSMLRVLKPGGRLLVLEFSKPSNGLLSKAYDTYSFSLLPMMGKLITNDAESYRYLAESIRMHPDQETLKDMMASAGFERVSYHNMTGGIVALHRGIKP
- a CDS encoding polyhydroxyalkanoic acid system family protein, coding for MSHIVVERQHSLERDVVRSLAEDLAESLSRQYDIRYRWHDDVIVFKRVGAHGRVIVDEQRVRVELDLGFLLMAFERTIQDEIENTLDEKLNA
- a CDS encoding phosphoribosyl-ATP diphosphatase, whose product is MNDTLSRLAEVLESRKGAAADSSYVASLYHKGLNKILEKVGEESVETILAAKDAAVSGNCDELIYETADLWFHSLVMLAALGQHPQSVINELERRFGLSGHAEKAARNQ
- a CDS encoding phasin family protein, which gives rise to MTKASVKKPTDAQGVVLNDVKAYARKIWLAGLGAYNKAGHDSAEIFKDLVKVGESIEKKGKQLVNEQVDAANSQIDSVKSSVSGVKEKVEVQLDKIEQSFDNRVANALNRLGIPSHQDIAALSDKLDQLSAALEQVARTK
- the hslU gene encoding ATP-dependent protease ATPase subunit HslU, whose protein sequence is MSMTPREIVHELNRHIIGQDDAKRAVAIALRNRWRRMQLPAELRQEVTPKNILMIGPTGVGKTEIARRLARLANAPFIKVEATKFTEVGYVGRDVESIIRDLADAAIKMLREDEMQKVRFRAEDAAEERILDALLPPARSGFNEDPAPSHDSNTRQLFRKRLREGQLNDKEIDIEVVDSPVGVEIMTPPGMEEMTNQLQNLFSSMGQGKKKSRKLKVQDALKLVRDEEAARLVNEEELKARALEAVEQNGIVFIDEIDKVAKRGNVGGADVSREGVQRDLLPLIEGCTVNTKLGMVKTDHILFIASGAFHLSKPSDLVPELQGRLPIRVELKALTPDDFKRILSEPHASLTEQYTALLATEGLQIEFLESGIQRVAEIAWQVNEKTENIGARRLHTLLERLLEEVSFSAGDLAGQQAGVALKIDADYVNGHLGELAQDEDLSRYIL
- the hslV gene encoding ATP-dependent protease subunit HslV yields the protein MTTIVSVRRNGKVVMGGDGQVSLGNTVMKGNAKKVRRLYHGQVLAGFAGATADAFTLFERFEGQLEKHQGHLVRAAVELAKDWRTDRSLSRLEAMLAVANKDASLIITGNGDVVEPEQGLIAMGSGGGFAQAAAMALLQKTELSAREITETALNIAGSICVFTNQNLTIEEQDCAE
- a CDS encoding ubiquinone biosynthesis accessory factor UbiJ is translated as MLIQALLAAAEQGLRQVLSLDSTALARLGKMQGKVIAIECASPPLNLFLLPGNDGLRLAAHWQASADCTLKAPASRLLQLALAQDKSAVLHADDVDLSGDSAVMLELADLLQTLELDWEYQLSRWLGPVGGQLLGSNLRSTAQWTSSSLGHLRDNLADYLSEESRTLVGKREAEARFNELDQLKISLDRLEARIQRLAGKVEQSP
- a CDS encoding gamma-butyrobetaine hydroxylase-like domain-containing protein, encoding MKIPTAIKLHKASRTLELQYGAQVYSLSAEFLRVHSPSAEVQGHGQPILQYGKQDVALLELQPAGNYALKLCFDDGHDSGLFTWDYLYQLATRQEQLWNDYLQALHDAGRTRDPQASVVRLMQ
- the ubiB gene encoding ubiquinone biosynthesis regulatory protein kinase UbiB, with amino-acid sequence MKLLAVRRLLRILRVSIHYQLDDLLLALPLPWWLRTFGHCLPWRWLPRPDLKLSRGARLRLALEDLGPIFIKFGQLLSTRRDLLPPDIADEMARLQDQVPPFDPKQAVALIEKQLGLSLDKVFARFDHAPLASASIAQVHAAKLLSGEEVVVKVIRPGLRPTIRQDIAWLFTLARLAEKTSADARRLRPVEVVADYERTIYDELDLLREAANTSQLRRNFDGSPLLYVPQVYWGWCRPQVLVLERIYGLAVTDMAGLAKQNTDMKLLAERGVEIFFTQVFRDSFFHADMHPGNIFVSSNNPRNPQYIAIDCGIIGSLTPEDQDYLARNLIAFFKRDYRKVAQLHIDSGWVPANTRINDFEAAIRTVCEPIFEKPLKDISFGQVLLRLFQTARRFNMEVQPQLVLLQKTLLNIEGLGRQLYPDLDLWNTAQPFLEKWMRERINPLQLLRNLQLQAEQVPHLSQIARDTLERLSLPVAAAGSKPAATPASWPERLLGVALIAGGILQQPVLLLSSWPAGLMIAGGLYLVLRR
- a CDS encoding TetR/AcrR family transcriptional regulator; its protein translation is MKTRDRILFCALELFNQQGEPNVTTLEIANELDISPGNLYYHFHGKEPLIMELLKRFQSEMAPLLDPPEDIQLDAEDYWLFISLIVEHLSNFRFLFQDLSNLAGRFPKLGRSIRDWLNELKQTVASLLARLKAEGYLESDTPALGQLVEQITLTLLFSLDYQRILGRPGETRLVVFQVMMLAIPHLKQSSRAPAEQQARRFLES